From a region of the Azospirillum formosense genome:
- a CDS encoding glycosyltransferase family 1 protein yields MNILIVSDAWLPQVNGVVRTIGTVRAELEVMGHRVEVIGPDRFRTVPMPTYPEIRLALGAGRRLAAMIDALRPDCIHIATEGPLGFAARRYCLGRGRPFTTAYHTRFPEYLRDRAPVPLALSYAVVRRFHRPSAAVMVATPSIERDLAARGFTNIRRWTRGVDTALFRPRAKGFLALPRPIALYVGRVAVEKNLEDFLRLDLPGSKVVVGDGPARAELQQRYPEVHWAGARHGEELARHYAAADVFVFPSRTDTFGLVLLEALASGLPVAAYPVPGPLDVVDGSGAGCLDEDLKAAVERALTIPPERCRDYALNFSWRRSAEQFLANLRPFA; encoded by the coding sequence GTGAACATCCTGATCGTCTCCGACGCCTGGCTGCCCCAGGTCAACGGCGTGGTGCGCACGATCGGCACCGTCCGCGCGGAGTTGGAGGTCATGGGCCACCGGGTGGAGGTGATCGGCCCCGACCGCTTCCGCACCGTGCCCATGCCCACCTATCCGGAAATCCGGCTGGCGCTGGGCGCGGGGCGGCGGCTGGCCGCGATGATCGACGCGCTGCGCCCCGATTGCATCCACATCGCGACCGAAGGGCCGCTGGGCTTCGCCGCCCGGCGCTATTGCCTCGGCCGCGGCAGGCCCTTCACCACCGCCTACCACACCCGCTTCCCGGAATACCTGCGCGACCGGGCGCCCGTGCCGCTGGCGCTCAGCTACGCGGTGGTGCGCCGCTTCCACAGGCCGTCCGCGGCGGTGATGGTGGCGACGCCGTCGATCGAGAGAGACCTCGCCGCCCGCGGATTCACCAACATAAGACGCTGGACCCGCGGCGTGGACACCGCGCTGTTCCGCCCGCGCGCCAAGGGCTTCCTGGCGCTGCCCCGGCCCATCGCCCTGTATGTCGGGCGCGTGGCGGTGGAGAAAAACCTGGAGGACTTCCTCCGGCTTGACCTGCCGGGGAGCAAGGTGGTGGTCGGCGACGGCCCGGCCCGCGCGGAGCTTCAGCAGAGATACCCGGAGGTCCATTGGGCCGGCGCCCGTCATGGCGAGGAGCTGGCCCGGCATTACGCGGCGGCGGACGTCTTCGTCTTCCCGTCGCGCACCGACACCTTCGGTCTGGTCCTGCTGGAGGCGCTGGCCTCGGGGCTGCCGGTTGCGGCCTACCCGGTGCCCGGCCCCCTGGACGTGGTCGACGGCTCCGGCGCCGGTTGCCTCGACGAGGACCTGAAGGCGGCCGTCGAACGCGCCCTGACCATCCCGCCGGAGCGGTGCCGGGATTACGCCCTGAACTTTTCCTGGCGGCGCTCCGCCGAGCAGTTCCTGGCGAACCTGCGCCCCTTCGCCTGA
- a CDS encoding globin-coupled sensor protein, which yields MAGVQERDGQENRLRAFNITEADIARLRANRDFAQHRLPVLLEQWHSAFAAWPEIRDALTLPDVHAARVAHWTRVVSGDLGPGFLESAHRLAKAFYDHGVPGYAVAICHHTVSSGIVRELGLDAADGRGSLFGSRKAAERAALRDTLGRVAWLDLEVLLETYAAAEQESKRAILSQVADSLEGSVRGIADNTVAASDEMKGNAQRMAQIASSTNRQSLAVAAAAEQASANVQTVAAASEQLTSSIAEISRQVAQSSQIARGAVAEAERTNTTVNGLVDAAQKIGAVLQLINSIAGQTNLLALNATIEAARAGEAGKGFAVVAQEVKNLANQTAKATEDISAQIASIQEVARGSAEALSGIGATIGSINDIVITVSAAVEQQTAATQEIVRNVQEAARGTRSVTDTIKAVTSGAAETGSLAEEVLGAAGNLHRESDRLRESVDLFMQRIRAA from the coding sequence ATGGCGGGCGTACAGGAACGTGACGGCCAGGAAAACCGGCTCCGGGCCTTCAACATCACCGAAGCGGACATCGCGCGTCTGCGCGCCAACCGGGACTTCGCGCAGCACCGTCTGCCCGTGCTGTTGGAACAATGGCACAGCGCCTTCGCGGCTTGGCCGGAAATCCGTGACGCCCTGACCCTGCCGGACGTGCACGCCGCGCGTGTGGCCCATTGGACCCGCGTGGTCTCCGGCGACCTCGGGCCGGGCTTCCTGGAATCCGCCCATCGTCTGGCCAAGGCCTTCTACGACCACGGTGTGCCGGGCTATGCGGTCGCCATCTGCCATCACACCGTGTCCAGCGGCATCGTCCGCGAACTGGGTCTCGACGCGGCGGACGGGCGCGGATCGCTGTTCGGATCGAGAAAGGCGGCGGAGCGGGCGGCCCTGCGCGACACGCTGGGGCGCGTCGCTTGGCTCGATCTGGAGGTCCTGCTGGAGACCTACGCGGCGGCGGAGCAGGAGAGCAAGCGCGCCATCCTGAGCCAGGTCGCCGACAGCCTGGAAGGCAGCGTCCGCGGCATCGCCGACAACACGGTGGCCGCGTCGGACGAGATGAAGGGCAACGCCCAGCGGATGGCGCAGATCGCCTCCTCCACCAACCGGCAGTCGCTCGCCGTCGCCGCCGCCGCCGAGCAGGCGTCCGCCAACGTGCAGACGGTCGCCGCCGCGTCGGAACAGCTCACCAGCTCGATCGCCGAGATCAGCCGGCAGGTTGCCCAGTCGTCGCAGATCGCCCGTGGCGCGGTGGCCGAGGCGGAGCGGACCAACACCACGGTCAACGGGCTGGTCGACGCCGCGCAGAAGATCGGCGCGGTGCTCCAACTCATCAACAGCATCGCCGGCCAGACCAACCTGCTGGCGCTGAACGCCACCATCGAGGCGGCCCGCGCCGGCGAGGCCGGAAAGGGCTTCGCCGTGGTGGCGCAGGAGGTCAAGAACCTAGCCAACCAGACGGCCAAGGCGACCGAGGACATCTCCGCCCAGATCGCCAGCATCCAGGAGGTGGCGCGGGGCTCCGCCGAAGCGCTGAGCGGCATCGGGGCCACCATCGGCAGCATCAACGACATCGTCATCACCGTCTCCGCCGCGGTGGAGCAGCAGACCGCCGCCACCCAGGAGATCGTCCGCAACGTCCAGGAGGCCGCCCGCGGAACCCGCAGCGTGACCGACACCATCAAGGCGGTGACCAGCGGGGCCGCCGAGACCGGCAGCCTGGCCGAGGAGGTCCTGGGAGCCGCCGGCAACCTCCACCGCGAGTCCGACCGCCTGCGCGAGAGCGTCGACCTGTTCATGCAGCGCATCCGCGCGGCGTGA
- a CDS encoding 3-deoxy-D-manno-octulosonic acid transferase — protein sequence MLQSLYRGLTTLAGPAVRLYLDRRLAAGKEDSARRGERFGTAARPRPPGRLAWIHAASVGEANSVLVLIDRLLAEAPDLTVLMTTGTVTSAELMARRLPERAFHQYVPVDLPAAVDRFLDHWRPDLVLWTESEIWPNLLGAVRARGIPAALVNARMSERSFNRWRCASGLITPLLSTFQVTLAQSEEDADRLRRLGARGVVSVGNLKFSAEPPPADPSALAALRAACAGRPVWLLASTHPGEDELAAAVHDALAERLPGLLTLLIPRHAHRGPDIAASLRGRGLSVSRRGEGALPAAADAVHIADTMGETGLFYRLAPVVCMGGSFVPHGGQNPVEPALLGCAVLYGPHMWNFAEITRQLEAAGGALPVAGAEALPDAVGRLLADDAARARIAAAATAVTEGNRRIVDRALAALTPVLGVGSVRPAA from the coding sequence ATGCTTCAGTCACTCTACCGCGGCCTGACGACCCTCGCCGGGCCGGCGGTTCGTCTGTATCTCGACCGGCGGCTGGCCGCCGGCAAGGAGGACTCCGCCCGCCGGGGGGAGCGGTTCGGCACGGCCGCGCGGCCGCGGCCTCCCGGACGGCTCGCCTGGATTCACGCGGCCAGCGTGGGCGAGGCCAACTCCGTCCTCGTCCTCATCGACCGGCTGCTCGCCGAGGCGCCGGACCTGACGGTCCTGATGACCACCGGCACGGTCACCTCGGCGGAGCTGATGGCCCGCCGCCTGCCGGAGCGCGCCTTTCACCAGTATGTGCCGGTGGACCTGCCCGCGGCGGTGGACCGTTTCCTCGACCATTGGCGCCCCGATCTGGTGCTGTGGACGGAATCGGAGATCTGGCCGAACCTGCTCGGCGCCGTTCGGGCGCGCGGCATTCCGGCCGCACTGGTCAACGCCCGCATGTCGGAACGCTCCTTCAACCGTTGGCGCTGCGCGTCGGGCCTGATCACACCGCTGCTCTCCACCTTCCAAGTCACGCTGGCCCAGTCGGAGGAGGATGCCGACCGGCTGCGCCGTCTCGGCGCCCGGGGCGTCGTCAGCGTCGGCAACCTGAAATTCTCCGCCGAGCCGCCGCCCGCCGATCCCTCGGCCCTGGCGGCCCTGCGCGCGGCCTGCGCCGGGCGGCCCGTCTGGCTGCTCGCCAGCACCCATCCCGGCGAAGACGAGCTGGCCGCCGCGGTGCATGACGCGCTGGCCGAGCGCCTGCCCGGCCTGCTGACCCTGCTCATCCCCCGCCACGCCCACCGCGGCCCCGACATCGCGGCGTCGCTGCGCGGGCGCGGCCTGAGCGTCTCGCGCCGCGGCGAGGGCGCCCTGCCCGCCGCCGCCGACGCCGTTCACATCGCCGACACGATGGGCGAGACGGGGCTGTTCTACCGGCTGGCCCCGGTGGTCTGCATGGGCGGTTCCTTCGTGCCGCACGGCGGCCAGAATCCGGTGGAGCCGGCCCTGCTCGGCTGCGCGGTCCTCTATGGCCCGCACATGTGGAACTTCGCGGAGATCACCCGCCAGCTGGAAGCCGCCGGGGGCGCCCTGCCGGTGGCCGGGGCGGAGGCTCTGCCCGACGCGGTCGGGCGCCTGCTGGCCGACGACGCGGCGCGCGCCCGCATCGCCGCCGCCGCGACGGCGGTGACCGAGGGCAACCGGCGGATCGTCGACCGCGCGCTGGCCGCGCTCACCCCTGTCCTGGGCGTCGGCAGCGTCCGGCCCGCGGCATGA
- the lpxK gene encoding tetraacyldisaccharide 4'-kinase, which produces MRTPGFWYGSGGVAGAALGWSLAPLGALYGLAGRLRMAAGQPERAGRPVLCIGNLVAGGAGKTPVCIAVAEALRARGVAPAFLTRGHGGRERGPLAVDLGIHDSAAVGDEALLLAAHGPCWVARDRAAGARAAVAAGAGVLVMDDGFQNPGLAKDLSLIVVDGGVGFGNGHLVPAGPLREPVERGLARADAVVLLGEDRAGVERRVAGALPVLHARLEPVESARALAGQTVLAFAGIGRPEKFFATLEALGARVVERTAFADHHPYRPEEVMALVDRANALGALPVTTVKDAVRLPEPLRALVRAVPVRAVWRDPAALDRLLAPLLTALPTGVPNG; this is translated from the coding sequence ATGAGGACTCCCGGCTTCTGGTACGGGTCCGGCGGGGTGGCCGGCGCGGCGCTGGGCTGGTCGCTCGCCCCGCTGGGAGCGCTCTACGGGTTGGCCGGGCGGCTGCGCATGGCGGCGGGGCAGCCGGAGCGGGCCGGGCGCCCGGTCCTCTGCATCGGCAATCTGGTGGCGGGCGGCGCCGGCAAGACGCCGGTCTGCATCGCCGTGGCCGAGGCCCTGCGCGCCCGCGGCGTCGCCCCCGCCTTCCTCACCCGCGGCCACGGCGGGCGCGAGCGTGGCCCGCTGGCCGTCGATCTCGGCATCCACGACTCGGCCGCGGTGGGCGACGAGGCGCTGCTGCTGGCCGCCCATGGCCCCTGCTGGGTGGCGCGCGACCGCGCCGCCGGGGCGCGGGCGGCGGTCGCCGCCGGCGCCGGCGTTCTGGTGATGGACGACGGCTTCCAGAATCCCGGCCTCGCCAAGGACCTGTCGCTGATCGTGGTCGACGGGGGGGTGGGCTTCGGCAACGGCCACCTCGTCCCCGCCGGCCCCCTGCGCGAACCGGTGGAGCGCGGCCTGGCCCGCGCCGACGCCGTCGTGCTGCTGGGCGAGGACCGCGCCGGGGTGGAGCGCCGGGTGGCCGGCGCCCTGCCCGTCCTGCACGCCCGGCTGGAGCCGGTGGAGAGCGCCCGTGCGCTGGCCGGACAGACGGTCCTCGCCTTCGCCGGCATCGGGCGGCCCGAGAAATTCTTCGCGACGCTGGAGGCGCTGGGCGCCCGCGTGGTGGAGCGCACCGCCTTCGCCGACCACCATCCCTACCGCCCCGAGGAGGTGATGGCCCTGGTCGACCGCGCCAACGCGTTGGGCGCCCTGCCGGTCACCACGGTGAAGGACGCCGTCCGCCTGCCGGAGCCCCTGCGCGCCCTGGTCCGGGCGGTGCCGGTGCGCGCCGTCTGGCGGGACCCCGCCGCCCTCGACCGCCTGCTCGCCCCCCTTCTGACCGCGCTTCCGACTGGAGTTCCCAATGGCTAA
- a CDS encoding lipid A biosynthesis lauroyl acyltransferase, whose protein sequence is MAKPRGPLASWLTRRVAYPLEAVLVHGVCGLFRALPVDRASALGGWIGRTVGPRLRGTRTARRNLERAFPEKSRAEIDAIILGMWDNLGRVIAEYPHLDAIGEHGPGGRTEVIGAGHIDALREDGKAGILVSGHFANWEVQSVTSRKMGVELALVYRAPNNPYVGALLTELRGAASGTHIPKGSDGARTLIRVLTKGGHVGMLIDQKLNDGMPVPFFGRDAMTAPAAAQLALRLGIPLVPARTERLDGARFRVTVLPPVEPPNTGDRNADVRILMERLNALLEQWIRERPAEWLWLHRRWPD, encoded by the coding sequence ATGGCTAAGCCGCGCGGCCCCCTGGCGTCCTGGCTGACCCGCCGGGTCGCCTACCCGCTGGAGGCCGTCCTCGTCCATGGCGTCTGCGGCCTGTTCCGCGCCCTTCCGGTGGACCGCGCCTCGGCGCTCGGCGGCTGGATCGGGCGGACCGTCGGCCCGCGCCTGCGCGGCACCCGCACCGCCCGCCGCAACCTGGAGCGCGCCTTTCCCGAGAAGTCCCGCGCCGAGATCGACGCGATCATCCTCGGCATGTGGGACAATCTGGGCCGCGTCATCGCCGAGTACCCGCACCTCGACGCCATCGGCGAACACGGACCCGGCGGGCGCACCGAAGTGATCGGGGCGGGGCACATCGACGCGCTGCGCGAGGACGGCAAGGCCGGCATCCTCGTCTCCGGCCATTTCGCCAACTGGGAGGTGCAGTCCGTCACCTCGCGAAAGATGGGGGTTGAGCTGGCGCTGGTCTACCGCGCCCCCAACAACCCCTATGTCGGCGCCCTGCTGACCGAGCTGCGCGGCGCCGCCTCCGGCACGCACATCCCCAAGGGGTCGGACGGCGCCCGCACGCTGATCCGCGTGCTGACCAAGGGCGGCCATGTCGGCATGCTGATCGACCAGAAGCTGAACGACGGCATGCCCGTCCCCTTCTTCGGGCGTGACGCCATGACCGCCCCGGCGGCGGCGCAGCTCGCCCTGCGGCTGGGCATTCCGCTGGTGCCGGCGCGGACCGAGCGCCTGGACGGCGCACGCTTCCGCGTCACCGTCCTGCCGCCGGTGGAGCCGCCGAACACCGGCGACCGCAACGCTGATGTGCGGATTTTGATGGAGCGCCTGAACGCCCTGTTGGAGCAATGGATTCGCGAGCGCCCCGCCGAATGGCTCTGGCTGCACCGGCGCTGGCCCGACTGA
- a CDS encoding LysE family transporter yields the protein MALPLDPHLLQLYLVAALVLTLAPGPDSLLVLSRSVMDGRNAGVVATAGITLGNLIHALLAAAGISALVAASPALFDVLRYAGGAYLGWIGGRALWSALRSGFGRRGEATEAAAKPESAPAHRVFLQALLTNLLNPKVILFYLAFVPQFVAPSLGHVALQIFLLGAILGVIGGLYLLGVAALSAGAARRALSSARVRAVLDGVAGVLFLGFALRLLLTDRRIA from the coding sequence ATGGCCCTGCCGCTCGACCCGCATCTGCTTCAGCTCTACCTCGTCGCGGCGCTGGTCCTGACGCTGGCGCCGGGACCGGATTCCCTGCTCGTCCTGTCGCGCAGCGTGATGGACGGGCGCAACGCCGGGGTGGTCGCCACCGCCGGCATCACGCTGGGCAACCTGATCCACGCGCTGCTCGCCGCCGCCGGCATCTCGGCGCTGGTCGCCGCCTCGCCGGCCCTGTTCGACGTGCTGCGCTACGCCGGCGGCGCCTATCTGGGCTGGATCGGCGGGCGCGCGCTGTGGAGCGCCCTGCGCAGCGGCTTCGGCCGCCGCGGCGAGGCGACGGAGGCCGCGGCCAAGCCCGAGTCGGCTCCGGCGCACCGCGTCTTCCTCCAGGCGCTGCTGACCAACCTGCTGAACCCGAAGGTCATCCTGTTCTACCTCGCCTTCGTGCCGCAATTCGTCGCACCGTCGCTCGGGCACGTGGCGCTGCAGATCTTCCTGCTCGGCGCGATCCTCGGCGTCATCGGCGGCCTCTACCTGCTGGGGGTTGCGGCGCTCAGCGCCGGGGCCGCGCGGCGCGCGCTGTCGAGCGCGCGGGTGCGGGCGGTGCTGGACGGTGTGGCGGGGGTGCTGTTCCTGGGCTTCGCGCTGCGCCTGCTGCTGACCGACCGGCGCATCGCCTGA
- a CDS encoding NADH:ubiquinone oxidoreductase subunit NDUFA12 encodes MSEKISLITWMANIHIRFVTWRRGNKVGTDRFGNTYYRAPSAIAGVKERRWVIYAGEPDASKVPPEWHSWLHHTTKEPLPEGNSAFHKPWQKEHLPNLSGSLQAYRPPGHQYAGGQRVRATGDYEPWTPG; translated from the coding sequence ATGAGCGAGAAGATCTCCCTGATCACCTGGATGGCGAACATCCACATCCGGTTTGTCACCTGGCGCCGGGGCAACAAGGTCGGCACCGACCGCTTCGGCAACACCTATTACCGCGCCCCGAGCGCGATCGCCGGCGTCAAGGAACGCCGCTGGGTGATCTATGCCGGCGAGCCGGATGCCTCCAAGGTGCCGCCGGAATGGCATTCCTGGCTCCACCACACCACCAAGGAGCCGCTGCCGGAAGGCAACAGCGCCTTCCACAAGCCGTGGCAGAAGGAGCATCTGCCGAACCTGTCCGGCTCGCTCCAGGCCTACCGGCCGCCCGGGCACCAGTATGCGGGCGGGCAGCGCGTACGCGCCACCGGCGACTACGAACCCTGGACTCCGGGCTGA
- the mlaD gene encoding outer membrane lipid asymmetry maintenance protein MlaD has protein sequence MRRNVIETVLGGVVLAVAGFFLAFAYTSADLRKVNGYALTANFTSISGLQSGADVRISGVKVGSVTELTLDPKSYQAVVHMSIHPDIKLPKDTAAVIASESLLGGKFLSLEPGGEEDMLKPDGRVEYTQSTPGIEQLLGQVIFSLQNMSKPGQEGGEPPKL, from the coding sequence ATGCGCCGCAATGTTATTGAAACCGTGCTCGGCGGGGTCGTCCTCGCCGTGGCCGGCTTTTTTCTGGCTTTCGCCTACACCAGCGCCGATTTGCGCAAGGTGAACGGCTACGCCCTCACCGCCAATTTCACCAGCATCTCCGGCCTGCAGAGCGGGGCGGACGTGCGGATCAGCGGCGTGAAGGTGGGGTCGGTCACCGAACTGACGCTCGACCCCAAGAGCTATCAGGCGGTCGTGCACATGTCGATCCACCCGGACATCAAGCTGCCCAAGGACACCGCGGCGGTCATCGCCTCGGAAAGCCTGCTGGGCGGCAAGTTCCTGTCGCTGGAGCCGGGCGGCGAGGAGGACATGCTCAAGCCGGACGGCCGCGTCGAATACACGCAGAGCACCCCCGGCATCGAGCAGCTCCTGGGCCAGGTCATCTTCTCGCTGCAGAACATGAGCAAGCCCGGCCAGGAGGGCGGCGAGCCGCCCAAGCTGTAG
- a CDS encoding DUF2155 domain-containing protein: MTTIQVTTTPKSLIGPIIGKHVRGAALAAALLCLPVLGPAGPAGAAPVPEEMVSRPAAKLQGLDKITARTSTFTIAVGETKALGSLRITLRACKENPPIEPPETAAFLEVIENKPGEQAEPVFSGWMFASSPALSAMEHPIYDVWVLSCEGD, translated from the coding sequence GTGACGACGATCCAAGTGACGACGACTCCGAAAAGCCTCATCGGCCCGATCATTGGCAAACACGTTCGCGGCGCGGCCCTGGCGGCCGCGCTGCTCTGCCTTCCGGTCCTGGGCCCGGCCGGCCCGGCCGGCGCCGCCCCGGTGCCGGAGGAGATGGTCAGCCGCCCCGCCGCCAAGCTCCAGGGGCTGGACAAGATCACCGCCCGCACCTCCACCTTCACCATCGCGGTCGGCGAGACCAAGGCGCTCGGCAGCCTGCGCATCACCCTGCGGGCCTGCAAGGAGAACCCGCCGATCGAGCCGCCGGAAACCGCGGCCTTCCTCGAAGTGATCGAGAACAAGCCCGGCGAGCAGGCCGAGCCGGTGTTCAGCGGCTGGATGTTCGCCTCCAGCCCCGCCCTGTCGGCGATGGAACACCCCATCTACGACGTCTGGGTGCTGTCCTGCGAGGGAGACTGA
- the aat gene encoding leucyl/phenylalanyl-tRNA--protein transferase — protein MIELSASLLLRAYAAGIFPMAENADSEELYWFDPERRGVLPLEGFHVPRKLRKTVRRGPFELRFDTAFRAVIEACAEPTPDRPKTWINSDILRLYTELHERGCAHSVECWSGGSLVGGLYGVALGGAFFGESMFSRVTDASKVALVHLVARLRAAGYTLLDAQFVTEHLSQFGAVEIPRSEYRRRLAAALAVPTDFDGVDQDAAVTALFGAEG, from the coding sequence ATGATCGAACTGTCCGCATCGCTGCTTCTGCGCGCCTACGCCGCCGGCATCTTTCCGATGGCGGAGAACGCCGACTCCGAGGAGCTGTACTGGTTCGATCCGGAGCGGCGCGGCGTTCTGCCGCTGGAGGGCTTCCACGTCCCGCGCAAGCTGCGCAAGACGGTGCGGCGCGGCCCGTTCGAACTGCGCTTCGACACGGCCTTCCGCGCGGTGATCGAGGCCTGCGCGGAGCCGACGCCGGACCGGCCCAAGACCTGGATCAATAGCGACATCCTGCGGCTCTACACCGAACTGCACGAACGCGGCTGCGCCCACAGCGTGGAGTGCTGGAGCGGCGGCAGCCTCGTCGGCGGCCTGTACGGCGTCGCGCTGGGCGGCGCCTTCTTCGGGGAAAGCATGTTCAGCCGCGTCACCGACGCCAGCAAGGTGGCGCTGGTGCATCTGGTCGCCCGGCTGCGGGCGGCGGGCTACACGCTGCTGGACGCGCAGTTCGTGACGGAGCATCTGAGCCAGTTCGGCGCCGTGGAGATCCCGCGCTCCGAGTACCGCCGCCGGCTGGCCGCCGCCCTGGCGGTGCCGACGGACTTCGACGGTGTCGACCAGGACGCGGCCGTCACGGCGTTGTTCGGCGCGGAGGGGTGA
- a CDS encoding ribonuclease T2, whose translation MKTVLSAIIASMVAFLSMTGASWAQRKAEPGTFDYYVLSLSWSPTHCAKNQGDADPDQCGVERKFGFIVHGLWPQYSNGGYPATCTRDRTVPRAVVDATMPVMPSVGLIVHQWTKHGTCSGLSVTDYFAQVRKAFGKVKIPEALQAPKSDLSIPATQVERLFVQANPGLEPESVALVCSKRDVAEVRLCLNKDLTFMPCGAKVVDRCRRDALLTATP comes from the coding sequence ATGAAGACGGTTCTGTCAGCCATCATCGCATCGATGGTTGCGTTTCTCTCGATGACCGGCGCGTCATGGGCGCAGCGCAAGGCGGAGCCCGGCACCTTCGATTACTATGTGCTCAGCCTGTCCTGGTCGCCCACCCATTGCGCCAAGAATCAGGGCGACGCCGACCCTGACCAGTGCGGGGTGGAGCGCAAGTTCGGCTTCATCGTCCATGGCCTGTGGCCGCAATACAGCAACGGCGGCTATCCGGCCACCTGCACCCGCGACCGCACGGTTCCCCGGGCCGTGGTGGACGCCACCATGCCGGTGATGCCCAGCGTCGGGCTGATCGTTCATCAATGGACGAAGCACGGCACCTGCAGCGGCCTGTCCGTCACCGACTATTTCGCGCAAGTCCGCAAGGCCTTCGGCAAGGTGAAGATTCCCGAGGCGCTTCAGGCCCCGAAGTCCGACCTGTCGATCCCGGCGACCCAGGTGGAGCGCCTGTTCGTCCAGGCCAACCCGGGGTTGGAGCCGGAGTCGGTGGCGCTGGTCTGCTCCAAGCGCGACGTGGCCGAGGTGCGGCTGTGCCTGAACAAGGACCTGACCTTCATGCCCTGCGGCGCCAAGGTGGTCGACCGCTGCCGCCGCGATGCCCTGCTGACCGCGACGCCGTGA
- the accC gene encoding acetyl-CoA carboxylase biotin carboxylase subunit, whose amino-acid sequence MFEKVLIANRGEIALRIHRACREMGIQTVAVHSTADADAMHVRLADESVCIGPASARESYLNIPAILSAASITGADAIHPGIGFLSENAQFAEMVEEHGFTFIGPTAEHIRIMGDKVTAKKTVMEQGLPVVPGSDGPVPTLEEAERIGRETGYPILIKAAAGGGGKGMKVARNPDQLKEAYQLARGEARAAFGNDEVYIEKYLGKPRHIEIQLLGDEHGNCVHFGERDCSVQRRHQKVIEEAPSPALNAEQRAFIGDLAAKTAAAIGYRGVGTMEFLFEDGQFYFIEMNTRLQVEHTITEMITGIDLVREQIRVATGAPLGYGQADIRFQGHSIECRVNAEHPETFIPSPGKIDGYHAPGGLGVRVDSALYDGYRIPPHYDSLIAKLVVHGTTRNECLMRLRRTIEEYVIGGVDTTLPLHQRIIAQQAFIDGNYDIHWLEQLMGMKK is encoded by the coding sequence ATGTTCGAGAAGGTCCTGATCGCGAACCGCGGTGAGATTGCTCTGCGCATCCACCGCGCCTGCCGTGAGATGGGAATCCAGACCGTGGCGGTGCATTCCACCGCCGATGCCGACGCCATGCACGTCCGCCTCGCGGACGAGAGCGTGTGCATCGGCCCCGCGTCGGCCCGCGAAAGCTACCTGAACATTCCGGCGATCCTGTCGGCGGCGTCGATCACCGGGGCGGACGCGATCCATCCCGGCATCGGCTTCCTGTCGGAAAACGCCCAGTTCGCGGAGATGGTGGAGGAGCACGGCTTCACCTTCATCGGCCCGACCGCGGAGCACATCCGCATCATGGGCGACAAGGTCACCGCCAAGAAGACGGTGATGGAGCAGGGGCTGCCCGTGGTCCCCGGCTCCGACGGCCCGGTGCCGACGCTGGAGGAGGCGGAGAGGATCGGCCGCGAGACCGGCTATCCGATCCTCATCAAGGCGGCGGCGGGTGGCGGCGGCAAGGGCATGAAGGTCGCCCGCAACCCCGACCAGCTCAAGGAAGCCTACCAGCTCGCCCGGGGCGAGGCGCGCGCCGCCTTCGGCAACGACGAGGTCTACATCGAGAAGTATCTCGGCAAGCCCCGGCACATCGAGATCCAGCTTCTCGGCGACGAGCACGGCAACTGCGTGCATTTCGGCGAGCGCGACTGCTCCGTGCAGCGCCGCCACCAGAAGGTCATCGAGGAAGCCCCGTCGCCGGCGCTGAACGCCGAGCAGCGCGCCTTCATCGGCGATCTGGCGGCCAAGACGGCGGCGGCCATCGGCTACCGCGGCGTCGGCACGATGGAGTTCCTGTTCGAGGACGGGCAGTTCTACTTCATCGAGATGAACACCCGCCTGCAGGTCGAGCACACGATCACCGAGATGATCACCGGCATCGATCTGGTGCGGGAGCAGATTCGCGTGGCGACCGGCGCCCCGCTCGGCTACGGCCAGGCGGACATCCGCTTCCAGGGCCATTCGATCGAGTGCCGCGTGAACGCGGAGCATCCGGAGACCTTCATCCCGTCGCCGGGGAAGATCGACGGCTACCACGCGCCGGGCGGTCTGGGCGTGCGCGTCGACTCGGCGCTCTACGACGGCTACCGCATCCCGCCGCACTACGACAGCCTGATCGCCAAGCTGGTCGTCCACGGCACCACCCGCAACGAGTGCCTGATGCGGCTGCGCCGGACGATCGAGGAGTATGTGATCGGCGGCGTCGACACCACGCTTCCCCTGCACCAGCGCATCATCGCGCAGCAGGCCTTTATCGACGGCAACTACGACATCCACTGGCTCGAACAGCTGATGGGCATGAAGAAGTAA